In Mangifera indica cultivar Alphonso chromosome 1, CATAS_Mindica_2.1, whole genome shotgun sequence, a single genomic region encodes these proteins:
- the LOC123223826 gene encoding splicing factor U2af large subunit A-like isoform X1 has protein sequence MADYELNGEGFDNNNNNDYAFESSPQPRATDDYCDSKTQRGSRDHESESSRSREKERERGRDKERDRDWDRDRHRDRDRDGERSKDRERDRDRDRDKDKEKNRDRHHRDRHRDRSRERSERRRDRDDDDDYHRSRDYDRRRDSDRESRHRRRSHSRSRSHGRSGHRSRSRSRSLSKSKRISGFDMAPPASAMLAAGAAVAAAGQIPGTNPAIPGMFPNIFPLATGQQFGALPVMPVQAMTQQATRHARRVYVGGLPPTANEQSVATFFSQVMAAIGGNTAGPGDAVVNVYINHEKKFAFVEMRSVEEASNAMALDGIIFEGAPVKVRRPSDYNPSLAATLGPSQPNPNLNLAAVGLTPGSAGGLEGPDRIFVGGLPYYFTEVQIRELLESFGPLHGFDLVKDRETGNSKGYAFCVYQDLSVTDIACAALNGIKMGDKTLTVRRANQGANQPKPEQESVLLHAQQQIALQRLMLQPGAVPTKVVCLTQVVTADELKDDEEYEDILEDMRTEGGKFGALANVVIPRPSPSGELLPGVGKVFLEYADVDGASKARTGMNGRKFGGNQVIAVFYPENKFAQGDYDG, from the exons ATGGCTGATTACGAACTCAACGGTGAAGGTTtcgacaacaacaacaataatgaTTACGCTTTTGAATCCTCCCCACAGCCTCGTGCTACTGATGATTACTGTGACTCCAAAACTCAG CGTGGATCTCGTGATCATGAAAGTGAATCTTCAAGAAGCAGagaaaaggaaagggaaagaGGTCGTGATAAGGAGAGAGACCGTGACTGGGATAGGGATCGGCATCGGGATAGGGACAGAGATGGGGAGAGAAGCAAAGATAGGGAGAGAGATAGAGATAGGGATAGGGATAAGGACAAAGAAAAGAATCGTGATCGTCATCACAGAGATCGCCACAGGGACCGTAGTAGAGAACGCAGTGAGAGGAGGAGGGATAGAGATGATGATGACGATTATCACAGAAGCCGAGATTATGACAG GCGGAGAGATTCTGATAGAGAAAGCAGGCACAGACGTCGTTCTCATTCTCGATCTCGATCTCATGGTAGATCTGGGCACAGATCAAGGTCACGTTCGCGTTCTCTTTCAAAGAG CAAGAGGATAAGTGGATTTGACATGGCACCTCCTGCTTCTGCAATGTTAGCTGCTGGTGCTGCTGTTGCTGCTGCAG GTCAAATTCCTGGTACTAATCCAGCTATTCCTGGAATGTTCCCAAACATATTCCCATTGGCAACTGGTCAG CAGTTTGGTGCTCTTCCTGTTATGCCAGTTCAGGCAATGACTCAGCAG gCTACTAGGCATGCCAGGCGAGTATATGTTGGAGGACTTCCCCCTACAGCGAACGAACAG TCTGTTGCTACTTTCTTTAGCCAAGTTATGGCTGCAATTGGTGGAAATACAGCTGGTCCAG GGGATGCTGTTGTTAATGTTTACATAAACCATGAAAAGAAGTTCGCTTTTGTTGAGATGAGATCTGTTGAGGAAGCCAGTAATGCAATGGCTTTAGATGGGATTATTTTTGag GGAGCCCCTGTCAAGGTGAGGAGGCCCAGTGATTATAACCCTTCTCTCGCTGCAACACTAGGTCCCAGCCAGCCCAATCCCAATCTTAATCTGGCTGCTGTTGGTCTAACTCCAGGTTCGGCAGGTGGGCTTGAGGGCCCAGACCGCATTTTTGTGGGTGGACTTCCCTATTATTTCACAGAAGTGCAGATCAGGGAGTTGTTGGAATCCTTTGGGCCCCTGCATGGTTTTGATCTGGTTAAAGATAGAGAAACTGGAAACTCCAAAGGCTATGCATTTTGTGTTTATCAAGATCTTTCAGTTACAGACATTGCATGTGCTGCCCTGAATGGGATAAAAATGGGTGATAAGACTCTCACTGTTAGGCGTGCAAACCAGGGTGCTAACCAACCTAAACCTGAGCAAGAGAGTGTATTATTACACGCTCAGCAGCAGATTGCATTGCAG AGGCTTATGTTACAACCTGGTGCAGTTCCCACCAAGGTTGTGTGCTTAACTCAAGTAGTTACTGCAGATGAGCTCAAAGATGATGAGGAGTATGAAGATATATTAGAAGACATGAGAACAGAAGGAGGGAAATTTg GTGCATTGGCGAATGTTGTCATTCCACGCCCAAGCCCCAGCGGTGAACTCTTACCAGGAGTTGGAAAG GTGTTCTTAGAGTATGCAGATGTTGATGGTGCATCAAAAGCCCGGACAGGGATGAATGGAAGAAAATTTGGTGGGAATCAAGTGATTGCTGTGTTTTACCCAGAAAACAAGTTTGCTCAGGGGGATTATGATGGATAA
- the LOC123223826 gene encoding splicing factor U2af large subunit B-like isoform X5 → MFPNIFPLATGQQFGALPVMPVQAMTQQATRHARRVYVGGLPPTANEQSVATFFSQVMAAIGGNTAGPGDAVVNVYINHEKKFAFVEMRSVEEASNAMALDGIIFEGAPVKVRRPSDYNPSLAATLGPSQPNPNLNLAAVGLTPGSAGGLEGPDRIFVGGLPYYFTEVQIRELLESFGPLHGFDLVKDRETGNSKGYAFCVYQDLSVTDIACAALNGIKMGDKTLTVRRANQGANQPKPEQESVLLHAQQQIALQRLMLQPGAVPTKVVCLTQVVTADELKDDEEYEDILEDMRTEGGKFGALANVVIPRPSPSGELLPGVGKVFLEYADVDGASKARTGMNGRKFGGNQVIAVFYPENKFAQGDYDG, encoded by the exons ATGTTCCCAAACATATTCCCATTGGCAACTGGTCAG CAGTTTGGTGCTCTTCCTGTTATGCCAGTTCAGGCAATGACTCAGCAG gCTACTAGGCATGCCAGGCGAGTATATGTTGGAGGACTTCCCCCTACAGCGAACGAACAG TCTGTTGCTACTTTCTTTAGCCAAGTTATGGCTGCAATTGGTGGAAATACAGCTGGTCCAG GGGATGCTGTTGTTAATGTTTACATAAACCATGAAAAGAAGTTCGCTTTTGTTGAGATGAGATCTGTTGAGGAAGCCAGTAATGCAATGGCTTTAGATGGGATTATTTTTGag GGAGCCCCTGTCAAGGTGAGGAGGCCCAGTGATTATAACCCTTCTCTCGCTGCAACACTAGGTCCCAGCCAGCCCAATCCCAATCTTAATCTGGCTGCTGTTGGTCTAACTCCAGGTTCGGCAGGTGGGCTTGAGGGCCCAGACCGCATTTTTGTGGGTGGACTTCCCTATTATTTCACAGAAGTGCAGATCAGGGAGTTGTTGGAATCCTTTGGGCCCCTGCATGGTTTTGATCTGGTTAAAGATAGAGAAACTGGAAACTCCAAAGGCTATGCATTTTGTGTTTATCAAGATCTTTCAGTTACAGACATTGCATGTGCTGCCCTGAATGGGATAAAAATGGGTGATAAGACTCTCACTGTTAGGCGTGCAAACCAGGGTGCTAACCAACCTAAACCTGAGCAAGAGAGTGTATTATTACACGCTCAGCAGCAGATTGCATTGCAG AGGCTTATGTTACAACCTGGTGCAGTTCCCACCAAGGTTGTGTGCTTAACTCAAGTAGTTACTGCAGATGAGCTCAAAGATGATGAGGAGTATGAAGATATATTAGAAGACATGAGAACAGAAGGAGGGAAATTTg GTGCATTGGCGAATGTTGTCATTCCACGCCCAAGCCCCAGCGGTGAACTCTTACCAGGAGTTGGAAAG GTGTTCTTAGAGTATGCAGATGTTGATGGTGCATCAAAAGCCCGGACAGGGATGAATGGAAGAAAATTTGGTGGGAATCAAGTGATTGCTGTGTTTTACCCAGAAAACAAGTTTGCTCAGGGGGATTATGATGGATAA
- the LOC123223826 gene encoding splicing factor U2af large subunit B-like isoform X3, which produces MADYELNGEGFDNNNNNDYAFESSPQPRATDDYCDSKTQRGSRDHESESSRSREKERERGRDKERDRDWDRDRHRDRDRDGERSKDRERDRDRDRDKDKEKNRDRHHRDRHRDRSRERSERRRDRDDDDDYHRSRDYDRRRDSDRESRHRRRSHSRSRSHGRSGHRSRSRSRSLSKSKRISGFDMAPPASAMLAAGAAVAAAGQIPGTNPAIPGMFPNIFPLATGQQFGALPVMPVQAMTQQATRHARRVYVGGLPPTANEQSVATFFSQVMAAIGGNTAGPGDAVVNVYINHEKKFAFVEMRSVEEASNAMALDGIIFEGAPVKVRRPSDYNPSLAATLGPSQPNPNLNLAAVGLTPGSAGGLEGPDRIFVGGLPYYFTEVQIRELLESFGPLHGFDLVKDRETGNSKGYAFCVYQDLSVTDIACAALNGIKMGDKTLTVRRANQGANQPKPEQESVLLHAQQQIALQRLMLQPGAVPTKVVCLTQVVTADELKDDEEYEDILEDMRTEGGKFGALANVVIPRPSPSGELLPGVGKDPLC; this is translated from the exons ATGGCTGATTACGAACTCAACGGTGAAGGTTtcgacaacaacaacaataatgaTTACGCTTTTGAATCCTCCCCACAGCCTCGTGCTACTGATGATTACTGTGACTCCAAAACTCAG CGTGGATCTCGTGATCATGAAAGTGAATCTTCAAGAAGCAGagaaaaggaaagggaaagaGGTCGTGATAAGGAGAGAGACCGTGACTGGGATAGGGATCGGCATCGGGATAGGGACAGAGATGGGGAGAGAAGCAAAGATAGGGAGAGAGATAGAGATAGGGATAGGGATAAGGACAAAGAAAAGAATCGTGATCGTCATCACAGAGATCGCCACAGGGACCGTAGTAGAGAACGCAGTGAGAGGAGGAGGGATAGAGATGATGATGACGATTATCACAGAAGCCGAGATTATGACAG GCGGAGAGATTCTGATAGAGAAAGCAGGCACAGACGTCGTTCTCATTCTCGATCTCGATCTCATGGTAGATCTGGGCACAGATCAAGGTCACGTTCGCGTTCTCTTTCAAAGAG CAAGAGGATAAGTGGATTTGACATGGCACCTCCTGCTTCTGCAATGTTAGCTGCTGGTGCTGCTGTTGCTGCTGCAG GTCAAATTCCTGGTACTAATCCAGCTATTCCTGGAATGTTCCCAAACATATTCCCATTGGCAACTGGTCAG CAGTTTGGTGCTCTTCCTGTTATGCCAGTTCAGGCAATGACTCAGCAG gCTACTAGGCATGCCAGGCGAGTATATGTTGGAGGACTTCCCCCTACAGCGAACGAACAG TCTGTTGCTACTTTCTTTAGCCAAGTTATGGCTGCAATTGGTGGAAATACAGCTGGTCCAG GGGATGCTGTTGTTAATGTTTACATAAACCATGAAAAGAAGTTCGCTTTTGTTGAGATGAGATCTGTTGAGGAAGCCAGTAATGCAATGGCTTTAGATGGGATTATTTTTGag GGAGCCCCTGTCAAGGTGAGGAGGCCCAGTGATTATAACCCTTCTCTCGCTGCAACACTAGGTCCCAGCCAGCCCAATCCCAATCTTAATCTGGCTGCTGTTGGTCTAACTCCAGGTTCGGCAGGTGGGCTTGAGGGCCCAGACCGCATTTTTGTGGGTGGACTTCCCTATTATTTCACAGAAGTGCAGATCAGGGAGTTGTTGGAATCCTTTGGGCCCCTGCATGGTTTTGATCTGGTTAAAGATAGAGAAACTGGAAACTCCAAAGGCTATGCATTTTGTGTTTATCAAGATCTTTCAGTTACAGACATTGCATGTGCTGCCCTGAATGGGATAAAAATGGGTGATAAGACTCTCACTGTTAGGCGTGCAAACCAGGGTGCTAACCAACCTAAACCTGAGCAAGAGAGTGTATTATTACACGCTCAGCAGCAGATTGCATTGCAG AGGCTTATGTTACAACCTGGTGCAGTTCCCACCAAGGTTGTGTGCTTAACTCAAGTAGTTACTGCAGATGAGCTCAAAGATGATGAGGAGTATGAAGATATATTAGAAGACATGAGAACAGAAGGAGGGAAATTTg GTGCATTGGCGAATGTTGTCATTCCACGCCCAAGCCCCAGCGGTGAACTCTTACCAGGAGTTGGAAAG GATCCATTGTGCTGA
- the LOC123223826 gene encoding splicing factor U2af large subunit B-like isoform X4 gives MYKKESMHQFDGSCQIPGTNPAIPGMFPNIFPLATGQFGALPVMPVQAMTQQATRHARRVYVGGLPPTANEQSVATFFSQVMAAIGGNTAGPGDAVVNVYINHEKKFAFVEMRSVEEASNAMALDGIIFEGAPVKVRRPSDYNPSLAATLGPSQPNPNLNLAAVGLTPGSAGGLEGPDRIFVGGLPYYFTEVQIRELLESFGPLHGFDLVKDRETGNSKGYAFCVYQDLSVTDIACAALNGIKMGDKTLTVRRANQGANQPKPEQESVLLHAQQQIALQRLMLQPGAVPTKVVCLTQVVTADELKDDEEYEDILEDMRTEGGKFGALANVVIPRPSPSGELLPGVGKVFLEYADVDGASKARTGMNGRKFGGNQVIAVFYPENKFAQGDYDG, from the exons ATGTACAAGAAGGAATCAATGCACCAGTTTGATGGGTCTT GTCAAATTCCTGGTACTAATCCAGCTATTCCTGGAATGTTCCCAAACATATTCCCATTGGCAACTGGTCAG TTTGGTGCTCTTCCTGTTATGCCAGTTCAGGCAATGACTCAGCAG gCTACTAGGCATGCCAGGCGAGTATATGTTGGAGGACTTCCCCCTACAGCGAACGAACAG TCTGTTGCTACTTTCTTTAGCCAAGTTATGGCTGCAATTGGTGGAAATACAGCTGGTCCAG GGGATGCTGTTGTTAATGTTTACATAAACCATGAAAAGAAGTTCGCTTTTGTTGAGATGAGATCTGTTGAGGAAGCCAGTAATGCAATGGCTTTAGATGGGATTATTTTTGag GGAGCCCCTGTCAAGGTGAGGAGGCCCAGTGATTATAACCCTTCTCTCGCTGCAACACTAGGTCCCAGCCAGCCCAATCCCAATCTTAATCTGGCTGCTGTTGGTCTAACTCCAGGTTCGGCAGGTGGGCTTGAGGGCCCAGACCGCATTTTTGTGGGTGGACTTCCCTATTATTTCACAGAAGTGCAGATCAGGGAGTTGTTGGAATCCTTTGGGCCCCTGCATGGTTTTGATCTGGTTAAAGATAGAGAAACTGGAAACTCCAAAGGCTATGCATTTTGTGTTTATCAAGATCTTTCAGTTACAGACATTGCATGTGCTGCCCTGAATGGGATAAAAATGGGTGATAAGACTCTCACTGTTAGGCGTGCAAACCAGGGTGCTAACCAACCTAAACCTGAGCAAGAGAGTGTATTATTACACGCTCAGCAGCAGATTGCATTGCAG AGGCTTATGTTACAACCTGGTGCAGTTCCCACCAAGGTTGTGTGCTTAACTCAAGTAGTTACTGCAGATGAGCTCAAAGATGATGAGGAGTATGAAGATATATTAGAAGACATGAGAACAGAAGGAGGGAAATTTg GTGCATTGGCGAATGTTGTCATTCCACGCCCAAGCCCCAGCGGTGAACTCTTACCAGGAGTTGGAAAG GTGTTCTTAGAGTATGCAGATGTTGATGGTGCATCAAAAGCCCGGACAGGGATGAATGGAAGAAAATTTGGTGGGAATCAAGTGATTGCTGTGTTTTACCCAGAAAACAAGTTTGCTCAGGGGGATTATGATGGATAA
- the LOC123209363 gene encoding pentatricopeptide repeat-containing protein At4g36680, mitochondrial, whose translation MFSNIRHLRRFMSSKSSISISQAKSKLRSEYDPDKALEIYSSVSKHYSSPVSSRYAQELTVRRLAKSRRFQDIETLVESHKQDPKITQEPYLSTLIRSYGQAGMFGHAMRTFEQMEQLGTPRTVISFNALLFACNQSKMFDKLPVLFDEIPRKYNFLPDKVSHGILVKSYCEAGFPDKALELLQELENKDVEVTTVTYTTVLNALYKQGKSEEAERLWSEMVTKGCELDVAAYNVRMMNVHGGDPEKVKELIDEMSNVGLKPDTICYNFLMTCYCKNGMMEEAKKVYKGLERNGCKPNAATFRTLLYYLCRSEDYERGYKVFKESVKMHKIPDFNTVKLLVEGLVKKKKMKKEAKGIIRTIKKKFPPNVLRGWQKFEEDLGLVSAGSVPGDQEATK comes from the coding sequence atgTTCTCCAATATCCGCCATCTTCGCCGTTTTATGTCATCCAAGTCAtcaatctcaatctctcaaGCCAAGTCCAAACTCCGTTCCGAGTATGACCCTGATAAAGCCTTGGAAATCTATTCCTCCGTTTCCAAACACTACTCCTCTCCTGTCTCCTCTCGCTACGCCCAAGAATTAACTGTCCGCCGTCTCGCAAAATCTCGACGTTTTCAAGACATTGAAACCCTAGTCGAATCCCACAAACAGGACCCCAAAATAACCCAAGAACCCTATTTATCCACTTTAATTCGCTCCTACGGTCAAGCTGGTATGTTTGGCCACGCCATGAGAACTTTTGAGCAGATGGAACAACTGGGTACACCCAGAACGGTAATTTCCTTCAATGCATTATTATTTGCTTGTAATCAGTCCAAAATGTTTGATAAATTGCCTGTTTTGTTCGATGAGATCccgagaaaatataattttttgcctGATAAGGTGTCTCATGGGATTTTGGTAAAATCGTATTGTGAAGCTGGTTTTCCTGATAAAGCATTAGAATTATTGCAAGAATTGGAAAATAAAGATGTAGAAGTTACTACTGTTACTTATACTACAGTATTGAATGCCTTGTATAAGCAAGGCAAGAGTGAAGAAGCCGAAAGATTATGGAGTGAGATGGTGACCAAGGGCTGTGAATTGGATGTTGCAGCTTATAATGTGAGAATGATGAACGTACATGGTGGTGATCCTGAAAAGGTGAAAGAGTTGATTGATGAGATGAGCAATGTAGGATTGAAACCGGATACaatttgttacaattttttgaTGACTTGTTACTGTAAAAATGGGATGATGGAGGAAGCTAAGAAGGTTTATAAGGGACTGGAGAGGAATGGATGTAAGCCGAATGCTGCAACTTTTAGGACTTTGCTATATTATTTGTGTAGAAGTGAGGATTATGAGAGGGGATATAAGGTGTTTAAGGAGAGTGTGAAAATGCACAAGATTCCAGATTTCAATACCGTGAAGCTTTTAGTGGAAGGgttggtgaagaaaaaaaagatgaagaaggagGCCAAGGGTATTATTCGAACGATTAAGAAGAAGTTCCCTCCCAATGTATTGAGAGGGTGGCAGAAGTTTGAAGAGGATCTTGGGTTGGTTTCTGCTGGTAGTGTCCCAGGGGATCAAGAGGCTACTAAATAA
- the LOC123223826 gene encoding splicing factor U2af large subunit A-like isoform X2: MADYELNGEGFDNNNNNDYAFESSPQPRATDDYCDSKTQRGSRDHESESSRSREKERERGRDKERDRDWDRDRHRDRDRDGERSKDRERDRDRDRDKDKEKNRDRHHRDRHRDRSRERSERRRDRDDDDDYHRSRDYDRRRDSDRESRHRRRSHSRSRSHGRSGHRSRSRSRSLSKSKRISGFDMAPPASAMLAAGAAVAAAGQIPGTNPAIPGMFPNIFPLATGQFGALPVMPVQAMTQQATRHARRVYVGGLPPTANEQSVATFFSQVMAAIGGNTAGPGDAVVNVYINHEKKFAFVEMRSVEEASNAMALDGIIFEGAPVKVRRPSDYNPSLAATLGPSQPNPNLNLAAVGLTPGSAGGLEGPDRIFVGGLPYYFTEVQIRELLESFGPLHGFDLVKDRETGNSKGYAFCVYQDLSVTDIACAALNGIKMGDKTLTVRRANQGANQPKPEQESVLLHAQQQIALQRLMLQPGAVPTKVVCLTQVVTADELKDDEEYEDILEDMRTEGGKFGALANVVIPRPSPSGELLPGVGKVFLEYADVDGASKARTGMNGRKFGGNQVIAVFYPENKFAQGDYDG, encoded by the exons ATGGCTGATTACGAACTCAACGGTGAAGGTTtcgacaacaacaacaataatgaTTACGCTTTTGAATCCTCCCCACAGCCTCGTGCTACTGATGATTACTGTGACTCCAAAACTCAG CGTGGATCTCGTGATCATGAAAGTGAATCTTCAAGAAGCAGagaaaaggaaagggaaagaGGTCGTGATAAGGAGAGAGACCGTGACTGGGATAGGGATCGGCATCGGGATAGGGACAGAGATGGGGAGAGAAGCAAAGATAGGGAGAGAGATAGAGATAGGGATAGGGATAAGGACAAAGAAAAGAATCGTGATCGTCATCACAGAGATCGCCACAGGGACCGTAGTAGAGAACGCAGTGAGAGGAGGAGGGATAGAGATGATGATGACGATTATCACAGAAGCCGAGATTATGACAG GCGGAGAGATTCTGATAGAGAAAGCAGGCACAGACGTCGTTCTCATTCTCGATCTCGATCTCATGGTAGATCTGGGCACAGATCAAGGTCACGTTCGCGTTCTCTTTCAAAGAG CAAGAGGATAAGTGGATTTGACATGGCACCTCCTGCTTCTGCAATGTTAGCTGCTGGTGCTGCTGTTGCTGCTGCAG GTCAAATTCCTGGTACTAATCCAGCTATTCCTGGAATGTTCCCAAACATATTCCCATTGGCAACTGGTCAG TTTGGTGCTCTTCCTGTTATGCCAGTTCAGGCAATGACTCAGCAG gCTACTAGGCATGCCAGGCGAGTATATGTTGGAGGACTTCCCCCTACAGCGAACGAACAG TCTGTTGCTACTTTCTTTAGCCAAGTTATGGCTGCAATTGGTGGAAATACAGCTGGTCCAG GGGATGCTGTTGTTAATGTTTACATAAACCATGAAAAGAAGTTCGCTTTTGTTGAGATGAGATCTGTTGAGGAAGCCAGTAATGCAATGGCTTTAGATGGGATTATTTTTGag GGAGCCCCTGTCAAGGTGAGGAGGCCCAGTGATTATAACCCTTCTCTCGCTGCAACACTAGGTCCCAGCCAGCCCAATCCCAATCTTAATCTGGCTGCTGTTGGTCTAACTCCAGGTTCGGCAGGTGGGCTTGAGGGCCCAGACCGCATTTTTGTGGGTGGACTTCCCTATTATTTCACAGAAGTGCAGATCAGGGAGTTGTTGGAATCCTTTGGGCCCCTGCATGGTTTTGATCTGGTTAAAGATAGAGAAACTGGAAACTCCAAAGGCTATGCATTTTGTGTTTATCAAGATCTTTCAGTTACAGACATTGCATGTGCTGCCCTGAATGGGATAAAAATGGGTGATAAGACTCTCACTGTTAGGCGTGCAAACCAGGGTGCTAACCAACCTAAACCTGAGCAAGAGAGTGTATTATTACACGCTCAGCAGCAGATTGCATTGCAG AGGCTTATGTTACAACCTGGTGCAGTTCCCACCAAGGTTGTGTGCTTAACTCAAGTAGTTACTGCAGATGAGCTCAAAGATGATGAGGAGTATGAAGATATATTAGAAGACATGAGAACAGAAGGAGGGAAATTTg GTGCATTGGCGAATGTTGTCATTCCACGCCCAAGCCCCAGCGGTGAACTCTTACCAGGAGTTGGAAAG GTGTTCTTAGAGTATGCAGATGTTGATGGTGCATCAAAAGCCCGGACAGGGATGAATGGAAGAAAATTTGGTGGGAATCAAGTGATTGCTGTGTTTTACCCAGAAAACAAGTTTGCTCAGGGGGATTATGATGGATAA
- the LOC123223826 gene encoding splicing factor U2af large subunit B-like isoform X6 yields MFPNIFPLATGQFGALPVMPVQAMTQQATRHARRVYVGGLPPTANEQSVATFFSQVMAAIGGNTAGPGDAVVNVYINHEKKFAFVEMRSVEEASNAMALDGIIFEGAPVKVRRPSDYNPSLAATLGPSQPNPNLNLAAVGLTPGSAGGLEGPDRIFVGGLPYYFTEVQIRELLESFGPLHGFDLVKDRETGNSKGYAFCVYQDLSVTDIACAALNGIKMGDKTLTVRRANQGANQPKPEQESVLLHAQQQIALQRLMLQPGAVPTKVVCLTQVVTADELKDDEEYEDILEDMRTEGGKFGALANVVIPRPSPSGELLPGVGKVFLEYADVDGASKARTGMNGRKFGGNQVIAVFYPENKFAQGDYDG; encoded by the exons ATGTTCCCAAACATATTCCCATTGGCAACTGGTCAG TTTGGTGCTCTTCCTGTTATGCCAGTTCAGGCAATGACTCAGCAG gCTACTAGGCATGCCAGGCGAGTATATGTTGGAGGACTTCCCCCTACAGCGAACGAACAG TCTGTTGCTACTTTCTTTAGCCAAGTTATGGCTGCAATTGGTGGAAATACAGCTGGTCCAG GGGATGCTGTTGTTAATGTTTACATAAACCATGAAAAGAAGTTCGCTTTTGTTGAGATGAGATCTGTTGAGGAAGCCAGTAATGCAATGGCTTTAGATGGGATTATTTTTGag GGAGCCCCTGTCAAGGTGAGGAGGCCCAGTGATTATAACCCTTCTCTCGCTGCAACACTAGGTCCCAGCCAGCCCAATCCCAATCTTAATCTGGCTGCTGTTGGTCTAACTCCAGGTTCGGCAGGTGGGCTTGAGGGCCCAGACCGCATTTTTGTGGGTGGACTTCCCTATTATTTCACAGAAGTGCAGATCAGGGAGTTGTTGGAATCCTTTGGGCCCCTGCATGGTTTTGATCTGGTTAAAGATAGAGAAACTGGAAACTCCAAAGGCTATGCATTTTGTGTTTATCAAGATCTTTCAGTTACAGACATTGCATGTGCTGCCCTGAATGGGATAAAAATGGGTGATAAGACTCTCACTGTTAGGCGTGCAAACCAGGGTGCTAACCAACCTAAACCTGAGCAAGAGAGTGTATTATTACACGCTCAGCAGCAGATTGCATTGCAG AGGCTTATGTTACAACCTGGTGCAGTTCCCACCAAGGTTGTGTGCTTAACTCAAGTAGTTACTGCAGATGAGCTCAAAGATGATGAGGAGTATGAAGATATATTAGAAGACATGAGAACAGAAGGAGGGAAATTTg GTGCATTGGCGAATGTTGTCATTCCACGCCCAAGCCCCAGCGGTGAACTCTTACCAGGAGTTGGAAAG GTGTTCTTAGAGTATGCAGATGTTGATGGTGCATCAAAAGCCCGGACAGGGATGAATGGAAGAAAATTTGGTGGGAATCAAGTGATTGCTGTGTTTTACCCAGAAAACAAGTTTGCTCAGGGGGATTATGATGGATAA